In Erigeron canadensis isolate Cc75 chromosome 6, C_canadensis_v1, whole genome shotgun sequence, the following are encoded in one genomic region:
- the LOC122604955 gene encoding pectinesterase/pectinesterase inhibitor-like produces the protein MSSKDVLNTTIYGVIHVVTNVITNVGPLLIANNVDANDQALDVCNELLGYALDDLHASLNLVEKHDPQIIREEELDLMNWLSAVVAYQETCLDGFNDRLKLRESMSKILLNATQHVFNAIAIIADMPNMSQIFNIPIVKGTGRRLLGTDESRYPVWMSVADQRLLAGGNAGLTPNAVVAKDGSGQFKTITDALAAYPKGNKGRYVVYVKQGIYDEHVIVTKNHMNVFMYGDGSAMTVVTGNRSNKTG, from the coding sequence CATGTTGTTACCAATGTCATTACCAATGTTGGACCATTGTTAATAGCCAATAATGTTGATGCTAATGATCAAGCTCTAGATGTTTGCAATGAGCTTTTGGGGTATGCCCTTGATGATCTCCATGCTTCATTAAATCTAGTGGAAAAGCATGATCCACAAATCATTCGTGAGGAAGAACTCGACCTCATGAACTGGCTAAGCGCGGTTGTGGCCTATCAAGAAACATGTTTGGACGGGTTTAATGACCGATTGAAATTAAGGGAATCTATGTCAAAAATTCTCTTAAATGCAACTCAACATGTCTTCAATGCAATTGCTATTATAGCTGACATGCCAAATATGTCCCAAATATTTAATATCCCAATTGTGAAAGGTACTGGAAGGCGCCTTCTTGGCACCGATGAAAGTAGATATCCCGTGTGGATGTCAGTGGCTGACCAGAGATTGTTGGCAGGTGGCAATGCAGGTCTAACACCAAATGCAGTGGTGGCCAAGGATGGAAGTGGGCAGTTTAAAACCATAACCGATGCTTTGGCGGCATATCCAAAAGGAAACAAAGGGAGATATGTTGTTTATGTAAAACAAGGGATATATGATGAGCATGTAATCGTGACCAAAAACCATATGAATGTATTTATGTATGGTGATGGTTCTGCCATGACCGTTGTCACTGGCAATAGAAGTAACAAAACTGGCTGA